AAAAGCTCtataataaatgatttattaACTAGTAACCCTGGCATTGGGGTTACTAACCCCTATACTAAAGTTAgcaccataaaaataaaaataaaaaaataagtagaaatatgttaagtgaaaacttaatataatacGCGGATACCTGGTTTAGTAAGTGAAAAAGCTCTATAATAAGTGGTTAACCGATAGAATAGATTAGTGTGACTATCCATGAtcctattatattaattaattataaattataatggtTACCCTTGTGTAACCTTTGGCCTAAGGGTTATTGTAACCCCGGATCGGGGTTATTAACCCCcactttaatgttttttttctattattattatttttaatttttaatgcagACGATTATAGTTCTTATATCAAAATAATGTTATCCTAATTACTATAAtttgcaatttaattttttgaaatagaagatttttcttatttaattttagacaaattccctttttttttaatggtcaAAGACGAATTGTTGAATACGTGTTTTTTGGAGAAAGACGACAAGCGCCAGAACCCAGGAACGAACACGTGGGGGAGCAACGCTCACCACTGaaccgtgccctcaccttgcgcgaGATGGGGATCAAACTCGGAGAGCCACGTTCGACACTCGAGTCGAACACCCCTACTGCAGGGACCCGACGCTAATGGACTCAAAATGGTCGTTGGCTGAATACAACTTTCTCTTGAAACGATCCCTTTTccatgataaaaaatatttttaaaaacattatatacttttatatttaataaatattttattaaattacacTATGTTATTTACATTATGttaattatgttatttgtgAACTTTGGTTTGTATCATGAAGTTggaatgaaaaaattttagcaTTTATGGTTATAagtgtaataaataaaaatatattattaaaaaattatgtttggtatgtatgtatattaatatttaaagagtattttcataattttaatatataactttaCTTTGCTTTACTTTCAAACCAGTCACAACATGGTTTAAAAACCTTAATTTACTCTACTCTTGTCCCAAAGAAGGTATGATTTATAACCTCATGTACTATACCTTATTATACTTTACcatattttataaaaccttCAAAAACCtccaaacaatcaaaacataaattgtCATTCTTACCACCGAATCAGAGCTGTAACCCAACTCTAGATCTATTGAACTGTGTGGCAAGAattcaattgagatataaggaTGTTGATGAAGTTCAAGATGAAAAGCAATGGAGTGAATGGGTTGAGCTTTCATAGCAAGCGCCCATGGATCATGACAAGTTTACATAACGCAGTGATCCAACTTTGGGACTATCGAATGGGCACTCTCCTCGATCGATAAGCACGATGGCCCTGTTCGTGGCGTCCACTCCCACAAATCTCACCCACTCTTCATCTCCAAAGGTTCTTTCATCCATCtcatttcttttggtttctcAATACTTGATTTCAAttcattattgtaattatttaaattatcatCATATCAAGGCTTTGCTTCAATTGATCTATGAGATAATTTGGTATGTTGCTCAtgatttgtgattttctttttagagtGAATGCTGATCATGAATACTCtttctcaatttttatttatttaaagaaaagtgaataaatcactaatttattCAACTTTACTCTTTCTCAATTTGAAGAGTTTCGATAATCTATTTtgccctttttttctttcaagtgATCTAATTAAAACTTTTACGAAAAATATTTAgggattaattgtttttaaataggAAAGAGCAGAGATCAAATTTGCAACATAAGAATagtctaatttctttttcttttttttttatctgacgTGGCTTGTTATTTccctaaaataaaacatgaagaagaaaaagattatTGTTATGGAAATTTCTGTTTGATGTAGCTTTCTTAAATGGCATGGACACATCAAATAAGCTTAGAGCATCTTTAATGCTCACTGGGCAAAAGATTAATGAGCGATTTAACGCTCAACTGTTCCATAAAGAGTGCCcaagaatttttttccttcaaactcttttctttttttttaaaaaaaaaaaggtggttgacatatgtttttattgttttttcattccaaaatttcttttttatttttaaaattatcaaaattatccaagttttattattgatccaatttaattaatatgtaattcTAAAGCAATAAAATTTGACTTAAGttaaagttgttttttattccttcttcaaataaattctttttacatttttttacaaccaaaaattaaatagtttataaaaaaaaaaaactaactattttaatttgtaaaaacaaCTAGACCAAGAATTATTCTCCTTCTTGTCTTTCAGCTTCTCCATACTTGAAGGTGATGTTGCCCTGACAAGATCATCTTTTGATACACTCTTATTTTGGGATCTATGTCGTCTGAGTGGTAGTAAAAAGAATCTCTTTCCATGAGACCTGCTTTCCTCTTTGAAGGTATCAGAGAGCTCGGTACTGCCAAGTGGAGACACAGACCTTCTATTTCCTCCCTTTGAtcttctttcattcttattCAAGAATAAATTAGATTTCCTGGTATCATGGTCTGTTTTCCTTGATGTTgttggttttgattcagaagAATCTATGTCCAAATTCTTCAGCTTTTGATCAAGGTCATTGGAGGAAGTTGcaggtgatgatgatgatgatgatgatgatgatgcatttGATCCAGTTGTAAAGCTCGTTGTTTCTGACAAAGATGTTGAATTCTTCAACTTCAAATCCAAGCAAAACTTGTACAAATTCCATCGTTGTTCAGTAGATAATAGATTCTCTGAAAGCTTCACGGTATCTAATCTAGGGAAGGCCATGCTGGAGAACCTTGCCCTGAAAACCCAAGAGCCACCATCTAATTCCTCCATTGATCCTGAACAACAGAAACAGTTGTTTTAATTTCcatatttagtaaaaaaaacactaatttgactagtgttatatatatatatatattgaagtaaCAAAGTGATctatttaaacaaattttttggAAGACCATCTTGATCGAGAAAATTTCATTGAAATAACAATATGACAATCACGactcacaaataaaaaataattaactataaaaaaaggaaaagaagatttACCTGAGAGAATGGCCCTCCGGAGTAGTGTTGAAAGTTCTGAAGTAATTGTCTCTATTACTTTCTCTGTTACACTTTCTATGTTTCATCTACAAACAAGAGTGAGGTGCTTATATATACagatgaaattgaaaatttttattctgatcaaactcaaaattatttaatttggtaTAACTGTAAATTTGTATcctaatcaaactcaaattattcaatttggTATAActgaaaatgttaaaaatttatcataatagaaatcaaactcaaaattattcaaattgagtttagaattttttttaaactttttttatatttttaaattattttattttgtttgtataaattcatttaatctttttaaaatttgaatataatatCTTTATTTAATTGACCGAGATCTTGCCATTTACTCAGatgaaatagttatttttttaaaaaataaatgcagttattgttttttttttttaataatatttaaaaatgaagttttTGCATGCGgcaaaataactaaattacctGTCATCACCAAATTATTTTCCTAAATCACTTGTCCCctattcttttttatgttattttactcatataattttttttaatggtatttaaacttgaaataaaaaagtttatattttattttttttcttcataaatacattttatttatattgtatatTAGTACAAGAcatgtaattatttataatacaaatctataatttttgttatacagtaaaaatatataatagatgttaattttatttttataaattaaaaatatcaaactttttttttttgatttttttttgattttttttttgaaaaggtggataaaccactgccattaattaaataaagagtAGGGATACAAACTGAGCGCAAGCGCcaacaaaagacaaacaaaacacCACGAGAAGTGGCATAACAAAACAGCGCCGGATGAGAATCAGCAAAGGATTCTCATCCCAACAGAATACAGTAACAGACTAGTCCGATAGAAGATCATGATCTGCACCGGCGAGAGGATCTCCGCCATACTCCACTCCACTGATCCCTAGGGCTTCCGTGCTCTGCCGAAGCATGGCAATAGTATCCTCCATCGTCTCTCGCGAACCTTCGACAACTGAAGAGAGCCAAGATATCAACATACGGTCAATCTTCAAAACAAGAGCATGCGTAGACAAACAGTTGGCATTAAAGATACAATCATTTCtaacaagccaaatattccacacaatagcCTTAACAACTAAGCCCCCAATCTCCCTAAAGTTAGCCCGAATCGAGGTTCACCAACCCCGCTAGATCTCCTGCATAGACCCAGGAGGGTCAGGAAAATGCAGTAACTGCACGAAGTACCCCCACACTTTTTtggcaaataaaaaattcttgataagagaaatctattttttattgtgttgGATTATTAGTATCTCATGCTGATTTCAAAATcgattgattttttaatatgttacttggtttattttcactttggtcattaaatttcaatttgtattacAATAGTCATTTAGCTTTAATTTGGTTTCACCAAAAGATGGGCCCAAATTACTAGCGTGGCAAAGCCGACTCAAGGCAAATGCGACTCACTGAGCCCTTTTGGCTTGTCCATGTCATCAGAGGAAAACCACTTTAAATAGAAGTGACCACATCGCCTCAAAATGGTAAAAATTTTGAGAGATAACCAAACAAtgctcatattttattttggatatcaaatttcaatttatattttttttgtactcTACTTCAATTTGATTTCAATGGAATGGTACCCGACGGAATCTGATGAGAAATGTCTTATGTGGTCACCTCATGATAAGCCACGTGGAG
This genomic window from Dioscorea cayenensis subsp. rotundata cultivar TDr96_F1 chromosome 20, TDr96_F1_v2_PseudoChromosome.rev07_lg8_w22 25.fasta, whole genome shotgun sequence contains:
- the LOC120251824 gene encoding vitellogenin-A2-like; protein product: MEELDGGSWVFRARFSSMAFPRLDTVKLSENLLSTEQRWNLYKFCLDLKLKNSTSLSETTSFTTGSNASSSSSSSSSPATSSNDLDQKLKNLDIDSSESKPTTSRKTDHDTRKSNLFLNKNERRSKGGNRRSVSPLGSTELSDTFKEESRSHGKRFFLLPLRRHRSQNKSVSKDDLVRATSPSSMEKLKDKKENNSWSSCFYKLK